A stretch of the Onychomys torridus chromosome 23, mOncTor1.1, whole genome shotgun sequence genome encodes the following:
- the LOC118573380 gene encoding myosin regulatory light chain 12B gives MSSKKAKTKTTKKRPQRATSNVFAMFDQSQIQEFKEAFNMIDQNRDGFIDKEDLHDMLASLGKNPTDAYLDAMMNEAPGPINFTMFLTMFGEKLNGTDPEDVIRNAFACFDEEATGTIQEDYLRELLTTMGDRFTDEEVDELYREAPIDKKGNFNYIEFTRILKHGAKDKDD, from the exons ATGTCGAGCAAAAAGGCCAAGACCAAAACCACCAAGAAGCGCCCTCAGCGCGCAACATCCAATGTGTTCGCCATGTTTGACCAGTCCCAGATCCAAGAGTTCAAAGAGGCCTTCAACATGATCGACCAGAACCGGGATGGCTTCATTGACAAGGAAGACTTGCATGACATGCTGGCTTCTCTAG GGAAGAATCCCACCGACGCCTACCTGGATGCCATGATGAATGAGGCCCCGGGCCCCATCAACTTCACCATGTTCCTCACCATGTTTGGTGAGAAGTTGAATGGCACAGACCCCGAAGATGTCATCAGAAATGCCTTCGCTTGCTTTGATGAGGAAGCAACGG GCACCATCCAGGAGGATTACCTGAGGGAGCTGCTGACCACCATGGGCGATCGGTTCACAGATGAGGAAGTGGACGAGCTGTACAGGGAGGCCCCCATTGACAAAAAGGGGAATTTCAACTACATCGAGTTCACACGCATCCTCAAGCACGGAGCGAAAGACAAGGACGACTGA